The genomic DNA GCCAGCAGGCCGCGCCGGGCATCAAGGTCACGCCAAAGGCGTTTGGACGCGGGCGGCGCGTGCCCATTGCGGCCATCATTGAACCCTGACGCCTCCCACGCCAAACGCGACCCGATGGCTCACAACATTCCGTCCCAGTTCCCCATCAGCGGCAGGTCGCCGTCGGCGCCATAAACGAACAGGAAGTCGGCCGGGCCCGGCAGATTCGTGTTGCGCAGGAAAAACGTTTGACCGCGATAGACGCCAACCGTATCCACGCCGTCACCGTCAAAGTCGCCCACCACGAGCTTGTCATCCGGGTTACCAAAGTCAAACGTCAGGTCGGCAAAGCCGCCACTATTGTCATTCCGCAGCAGAAACCGGTTGCCCCTGACCACGCCAATGGTCGTTGTCCCGTTGCCATCCCAGTCCCCGACCACCGGGCGGTCACCGCTGTCCCCATAGGGAACCACGATGTCAGGGAGGCCGGGCGTGTTGCTGTTGCGCAGGAAGAACGTCTGTTCGGAGGGACGATACACGCCGATGGTCGTCGTGCCGTTGCCGTCCCAGTCACCGACGAGCGGAATGTCTTCAACCGCACCATAGGCAACCGCCAGATCGGCAAAGCCGGCGTCATTGCTGTTGCGCAGGAAGAAGGTTCCCTGGCGAAAGACACCGACGGTGGTGACGCCATTGCCGTCCCAGTCTCCGGCCAGCGGGGTGTCACCTTCCGCGCCAAACGAAAACGCCAGGTCGGCCTCCCCGGATGTGTTCGAGTTGCGCAGGAAAAACCGGCCCTGGCGAAAAATGCCGGCGGTGTCGCCTTGCTCACCCCGCGCGCCATACGCGCCTAGCGCCTTCGACAACCCTTGGCTGCCACGTCCGCCCCAGACGACCATCTGGCGGCGCGTCGCATCCCAGATCGCCGTATGGTTGGCCGTCAAATCCGGCGCGCCTTCGGTCTCCACTGGCCGCCAGAAGTTGAACGCCGGGTTGTAGCGGGCGCCGGTCGCGCCGGCGTCACCCCACACGATCATCTCACGGCCAGTCCACACGGCCGTATGCCCGGACCGGGACGTTGGCGCGCCGGTGGCGGCCGTCGCCGCCCAAGTGTCGGTCGCCGGATTGTACAGCGCCCCGGAGTTGAACGCTTGCGCGGCCGTCGTCGCGCCGCCCCAGACAATCATCCGGTCGCCGGTCCAGACCGCCGTATGATCAAACCGCCCACTGGGCGCGCCATCCGCGCCGCCGGACGAGGTTGGATCGGTGCGGGTCGGCGTCCAAGCGTTGGTGACGGGATTGTAGCGACCGCCGGTGCGCAGTTCGGAGAAGCGATTGTCGGCAAAGGTGACGCCCCCCCAGACGATCATCTCGGTGCCTGTCCACACGGCTGTGTGGCGCGAACGCGGACCCGGACGACCATCGGTGGCCGTCGCGGCCCAAGTATCGGTCGCCGGGTTGTACCGAGCGCCGTTGTCCAGGTAATTCGTTTCGTTGTTCGCCGGATTGGTGAAGCGCCCACCCCAGACAATCATTTCACTGCCCGTCCAGACGGCGGTGTGCTCTTCGCGGGCTGACGGCGCGCTCGTGAGCGAAGTTGGTGTCCAGCTATCGGTGAGCGGGTTGTAGCGACCGCCGGTGGTGGACTGTCCGCCCCAGATAATCATTTCACTGCCGGTCCACACGGCCGTGTGGCCGACCGGAGGCAAATTGACATCCGCTCCCGGCGCGCCCTGGGTCGAAGTCGGCGTCCACTGCGCAGTCGCCAAGTTGTAGCGGCCGCCGGTCAACGTCCGCAGCCCGGCCGTCGAGCCACCCCAGATGATCATTTCCGTTCCGGTATTCACTACGGTGTGACCTTCCCGCGCCACCGGCACGGGTGTCGTCGCTGTTGGCAGCCAACTATTGGTCACAGGGTCGTAGCGGCCGCCCGTCGCATCACCGCCCTGACCACCCCAGACGATCATGTACTTCGTCGCGTCCTGGTTCGGTTCGGCGTAGGCATCCGTCCAGATGGCAGTATGGTTCTCCCGTCCGACCGGCGCGCCCATGGTTGTGACCGGCGTCCAGGTATTGGTCGCCGGGTTGTAGCGGCCACCATCGTTGAAGCGCGTCCCCTGCGCCGAACCGCCCCAGACAATCATCTCCGTCCCGGTCCAGACAGCCGTCTGGTCAACGCGGGGCGACGGCGCGCCAGCCGTGGCAATGGCCGTCCAGGTGTTGTTGCCGGGGTTGTAGCGCGCGCCGGCCACGATTGGCGCCGGCGCGCCGGCGACGCTTCCCCACACGATGAGTTCCGTCCCGCTCCACACGGCGCTGGGCGTGAACAGTCCGGGCGCGTTGGTGGTGCTGGTCGCCGTCCAGGTGTTGTTGCCGGGCGTATAGATGCCGCCACTGTTGAGACGCCCGCCATCGGCATTGACGCCACCGAAAACAATCATCGCCGTTCCGGTCGAGACAGCAACGTGGTCAGTGCGGGCCAGCGGCGCGCCGGTCGTTGCGGTCGCGCTCCAGGCGTTGGTTTCAGGGTTATAGACGCCACCGGTGTTGGTCGGAATGGCAATGCTGCCTGTGAAATTGAGGTTGCCACCCCAAACGACCATGCGTCCTGCCTGCGAAAGCCAGACCGCAACGTGGCTGAAGCGTGCTACCGGCGCACCGTCATTCGCCGTGGAAGAACTAGGGCTGGTGCGTGTCTCCGCCCACTTGTCCTCGACCGGATCATAGAGCGCGCCGGAGTTGACCGGCGTCCCGCTGACGCCACCCCAAACGATCATGCGGCTGCCCGTCCAGACCGCCGTGTGATTGACGCGGGGGGCCGGCGCGCCATCCGTCGCGCCGGCGGCGCTTGGGGCGATGCGCGTCGGCGTCCAGGTATCCGTGATGGGGTTGTAGCGTCCGCCGGTGTTGAGCGGACTTCCACCCGTGAACGTGCCGCGAAAACCACCCCAGATGATCATCTCGACACCGGTCCAGACGGCCGTGTGGCGGAAGCGGGGCGCCGGCACGGCATCCACGGGGTCTTGCGCCCAGCGGTTGTCATTGCCCGCAATGGCTTCGGGAACGCCACTTTCTAGGGTCTTTAGGGCAAGCGCCGGAAACACGCCGGTCACCACCGGGACAACCGGGCTGTAGTTCATCTGGACCTGCGACCACCAACTGTCAACATCCACCTTCCGCCACTCGGCCGTTCCTAGCCGCAGGCGTCCGTCTTCAACCGAGTGTAGTTGTTGGATGAAAAACCGCTCGTCGTCTTCACACAGCGCCGTGGTTGCGCCGGGCACGAGCTTCGTCAGGCTGGCATCAAAGCGTTCCAGAAGTTGGGCGACTTCCGTGTTCCAATGCGTGTCAGAAATGCGTAGGCGATTGGAAGGTTCATCCGGGGGCACAGCCGCCCCGCGCTCCCGAACAAACTCAACTTCGGTGTACGTTGCTCCCAAAGTGGGCATTTGTTCGAGCCGGCCCGTGCTTTCGAGCGCGTGGCGCGCCAGGGCTTCGGTTTGGGCATGGAAGCGCGGGTCGCGGGCATAGTCGGCCCGCAGCCGCTGCTTGACCAGCGCGGGACGCGCCAGACATTCGGCAATCACAATCGGGTCGTTGTCCAGCGCCGCGAAAAGCTCCCGTAGTACTTCCGGTTGCCTGGATTGCCGAATCATCCGGGCCACCTCGGCCTGGAGTTCCGCTGCGGTTGGCGCATGTCGCCACAGCAGATCGAGCGCGTGCTGTTGGCGCAGTTCGTCCACGACGAGCGCGCGCAGGCGGGTCAGCGGAAAGACGCTTTCAAAGCTTGGCTTAGGCGTGGTGGACTCCCAGCGCCGCCGTTTCCAATAGACGTTTTCGATGGCCTGGCGATAACGGACGCGCTCATCCAGGCTCAGGGCCCGCCAGCGAGACGCGCCCAGGCTCAACACGGCTGGCTTCGCCGCCGTCTGGTGGGCGGATGGCGGCGCAATCACTGTCTGGGCGCGAACGGTCATAGGCAAGCGTGGCAAGAGACATAGGGTCAGGGTAAGGAGCAGGTGTGCGAATAGACGTGGCGACATATAAAGCATCATCCAGTAGGTGGAGCATGATCGTAGGTGGATCATGACCCAATGGGCTTCCAAGATGGCGCAGACCGGTTACGACCGGCCACGCCGAAACAAGCGCCCATTCTTACCAAGCAACGGCGGAAAGCCAAGCGGAAAGCGGCCAACGACGCAATGATTAGGATGGCTTCGAGTAGCCAGAATGAAACCCCAACGTTTGGCGAAACGACTTCCGGTTTGAACAACCGTTTGCAAAGAAACTTTGGCAACCATTTTGCAGTACTCCGATACTAGAGTCATTGGCGCAAGAGAAAAATCTAGTATCGCAACTTGGAATTCTAGCTTATGACTCTCTCCATCCCACTTGGTCAGGTCGTCGAGCAACTCCCTTGTGTGATGCGTCGGGTTGCCGGCGAAACGCTACTCATCCCTATCCGCGGCCAGGCAGCCGACCTGGACGCCATTTACGTTTTGAACGAAACGGCAGCTTTTCTGTGGTCACAGCTCGAACGAAGTGGCAACCCAACCACGCTGGGATCGGCCCTTATGCAAGCTTTTGACGTTGCGCCACAACAGGCCGTTGAGGATGTCACCCTGTTCCTGCGTGACCTTCAGCAGGCCGGGCTTGTCCGGCTCACAGTCGCCGCAAGTAACGCTGCATAGGTTGAGGAATAGGTTGAGGAAGCTGATGGAAAGCGTTGCTTACGCGCACCTCAGTCGCTTGCTCCACAAACGTCTCCTGGAACAGCGTGTTCCGCTCGAGGCGACGTTTGAGGTGAGCCGCCGTTGCCCACTGGTCTGCCAGCACTGCTACAACAACCTGCCCATGCATGATCACGCAGCGCGGCGGCGTGAACTTTCGCTGGATGAATATCGGCGGATTTTTGATGAGATTGCCGAGGCCGGCACGCTCTGGGTGCTGTTTACGGGCGGCGAAATCCTGGCGCGGGCGGACTTTCTCGAAATTTACACCGAGGCCAAACAGCGTGGGTTTCTCATCACGCTGTTTACAAACGGGACGCTGATCACGCCACGGATTGCCGACTACTTGGCCGAATGGCAGCCCTTCGCCATCGAAATCACGCTTTACGGACACACTCGCACGACCTACGAACGGATGACCCGCGTGCCAGGTTCTTACGACCGCTGTCACCGGGGCATCCAGTTGCTCTTAGAACGCAAGCTGCCGCTCAAGCTCAAGACCGTCGGGACAACCATCACCAAAGACG from Chloracidobacterium validum includes the following:
- a CDS encoding Kelch repeat-containing protein, whose protein sequence is MSPRLFAHLLLTLTLCLLPRLPMTVRAQTVIAPPSAHQTAAKPAVLSLGASRWRALSLDERVRYRQAIENVYWKRRRWESTTPKPSFESVFPLTRLRALVVDELRQQHALDLLWRHAPTAAELQAEVARMIRQSRQPEVLRELFAALDNDPIVIAECLARPALVKQRLRADYARDPRFHAQTEALARHALESTGRLEQMPTLGATYTEVEFVRERGAAVPPDEPSNRLRISDTHWNTEVAQLLERFDASLTKLVPGATTALCEDDERFFIQQLHSVEDGRLRLGTAEWRKVDVDSWWSQVQMNYSPVVPVVTGVFPALALKTLESGVPEAIAGNDNRWAQDPVDAVPAPRFRHTAVWTGVEMIIWGGFRGTFTGGSPLNTGGRYNPITDTWTPTRIAPSAAGATDGAPAPRVNHTAVWTGSRMIVWGGVSGTPVNSGALYDPVEDKWAETRTSPSSSTANDGAPVARFSHVAVWLSQAGRMVVWGGNLNFTGSIAIPTNTGGVYNPETNAWSATATTGAPLARTDHVAVSTGTAMIVFGGVNADGGRLNSGGIYTPGNNTWTATSTTNAPGLFTPSAVWSGTELIVWGSVAGAPAPIVAGARYNPGNNTWTAIATAGAPSPRVDQTAVWTGTEMIVWGGSAQGTRFNDGGRYNPATNTWTPVTTMGAPVGRENHTAIWTDAYAEPNQDATKYMIVWGGQGGDATGGRYDPVTNSWLPTATTPVPVAREGHTVVNTGTEMIIWGGSTAGLRTLTGGRYNLATAQWTPTSTQGAPGADVNLPPVGHTAVWTGSEMIIWGGQSTTGGRYNPLTDSWTPTSLTSAPSAREEHTAVWTGSEMIVWGGRFTNPANNETNYLDNGARYNPATDTWAATATDGRPGPRSRHTAVWTGTEMIVWGGVTFADNRFSELRTGGRYNPVTNAWTPTRTDPTSSGGADGAPSGRFDHTAVWTGDRMIVWGGATTAAQAFNSGALYNPATDTWAATAATGAPTSRSGHTAVWTGREMIVWGDAGATGARYNPAFNFWRPVETEGAPDLTANHTAIWDATRRQMVVWGGRGSQGLSKALGAYGARGEQGDTAGIFRQGRFFLRNSNTSGEADLAFSFGAEGDTPLAGDWDGNGVTTVGVFRQGTFFLRNSNDAGFADLAVAYGAVEDIPLVGDWDGNGTTTIGVYRPSEQTFFLRNSNTPGLPDIVVPYGDSGDRPVVGDWDGNGTTTIGVVRGNRFLLRNDNSGGFADLTFDFGNPDDKLVVGDFDGDGVDTVGVYRGQTFFLRNTNLPGPADFLFVYGADGDLPLMGNWDGML
- a CDS encoding PqqD family protein encodes the protein MTLSIPLGQVVEQLPCVMRRVAGETLLIPIRGQAADLDAIYVLNETAAFLWSQLERSGNPTTLGSALMQAFDVAPQQAVEDVTLFLRDLQQAGLVRLTVAASNAA